Genomic window (Parafrankia irregularis):
GCCCGGCGTCGGAACCGATGTTGACGACGCGCCCGAAGCGGCGCTCGATCATCCCGGGCACGACGGCCTGGATGACACGCAGCGCGCCTTTGAAGTTGATGTCGAGGATCTTGTCCCAGAACTCCTCGTTGGTCGCCACGAACGGCATGAAGTCATCCCACCCGGCGTTGTTGACGAGGATCTCGACAGGCCCGAGAGCGGCCTCGACCGTCGACACGGCGCCGCGCACCGACGCCGTGTCGGTGACGTCGATCTCGACCGGGATCGCGGTCCCGCTCGCCGCGGTGATGTCCTTCGCGGTACGGGCCGCGACCTCGCTGTTGAGGTCGGCGACGGCGACCCGGAATCCGGCCTCGACGAGTGAGGCCGCGATGCCTCGGCCGATTCCCTGGGCTGCGCCGGTGACGAGGGCTACGCGGTTGGTCATGGGCACTCCTGTGGGTTCTTGGGGAGCAACGGTGCGGTGGTCAGCAGACGGCGTGGCAGACGACGCGGTCAGCAGACGACGCGGTGGTCGGCGGGCAGCGCCTCCCAGGGGATCGGGCCGGCGACGATGGAGTGGCTGGTGAGTCGGCGGCCCAGGGTGGTTTGT
Coding sequences:
- a CDS encoding SDR family NAD(P)-dependent oxidoreductase → MTNRVALVTGAAQGIGRGIAASLVEAGFRVAVADLNSEVAARTAKDITAASGTAIPVEIDVTDTASVRGAVSTVEAALGPVEILVNNAGWDDFMPFVATNEEFWDKILDINFKGALRVIQAVVPGMIERRFGRVVNIGSDAGRVGSSLEAVYSGAKGGIIAFTKTLAREVATKGVTVNTVCPGPTDTPALRAFAQRGQGGADAEKVIAGMARAVPMKRLGTPEDVGPAVAFFASDGAGFVTGQTLSVSGGLTMA